From the Candidatus Binatia bacterium genome, one window contains:
- the ccoO gene encoding cytochrome-c oxidase, cbb3-type subunit II — protein MATQTPFEKNIGLMGLCIILVVSFGGLAEIVPLIAETSAAAPADGVKPLDAVALEGRDIYIREGCHVCHTQMVRPLAAETERYGHYSTAGESVYEHPFLWGSKRTGPDLARVGGRYSDEWHRIHLNNPRDVVPESNMPAFPWLAEGVLDGSDTATKMKALRFVGVPYTDDQIAKAQGAVKGKTELEALITYLQQLGLAMKGKKG, from the coding sequence ATGGCCACGCAGACGCCATTCGAAAAGAACATCGGCCTGATGGGCCTTTGCATCATCCTCGTCGTCAGCTTCGGCGGCCTTGCCGAGATCGTGCCGCTGATCGCCGAAACGTCGGCCGCCGCGCCGGCCGACGGGGTCAAGCCCCTGGACGCCGTCGCGCTCGAGGGACGCGACATCTACATCCGCGAGGGATGCCACGTCTGCCACACGCAGATGGTCAGGCCGCTTGCCGCCGAAACCGAGCGTTACGGGCATTACTCGACCGCCGGCGAGTCGGTCTACGAGCATCCGTTCCTGTGGGGATCCAAGCGAACCGGCCCCGACCTTGCCCGGGTCGGCGGGCGTTACAGCGACGAGTGGCACCGCATCCACCTGAACAACCCCCGCGACGTCGTGCCGGAATCCAACATGCCGGCATTTCCGTGGCTCGCCGAAGGCGTTCTCGACGGAAGCGATACGGCGACCAAGATGAAAGCGCTGCGATTCGTCGGCGTGCCGTACACGGACGACCAGATCGCCAAGGCGCAGGGCGCCGTCAAGGGCAAAACCGAGCTCGAAGCGCTGATCACGTACCTTCAGCAGCTCGGCCTGGCGATGAAGGGAAAGAAGGGATGA
- a CDS encoding c-type cytochrome, whose product MTSAASQSIPAERIGFFVAVVASVFMLLATIASAEEIPDGAKQEADTVWQQRCSTCHGPAGKGDGAAAVALNPKPRDFTSPDWQKTVTDDHIEKTIVEGGQGVGLSVLMAANPDLASKPDVVKSLRAHVRSLAAN is encoded by the coding sequence ATGACAAGTGCAGCTTCCCAATCCATTCCCGCCGAGCGCATCGGCTTTTTCGTCGCAGTGGTCGCGAGCGTGTTCATGCTGCTGGCGACGATCGCCTCGGCCGAAGAGATTCCCGACGGGGCCAAGCAGGAAGCCGACACGGTCTGGCAGCAGCGCTGCTCGACCTGTCACGGTCCAGCAGGCAAGGGCGACGGCGCTGCGGCGGTCGCGCTCAACCCGAAGCCCCGCGACTTCACGTCGCCCGACTGGCAGAAGACGGTGACCGACGACCACATCGAGAAGACCATCGTCGAAGGCGGGCAGGGCGTCGGGCTGAGCGTGCTGATGGCCGCCAATCCCGACCTCGCGTCCAAGCCGGACGTCGTCAAGTCGCTGCGCGCCCACGTGCGCAGCCTCGCTGCCAACTAA
- the ccoG gene encoding cytochrome c oxidase accessory protein CcoG, producing MGVAPATAGDAATRPAGAARSAKARVSGVSLYAAREPIYQREANGPWQRLRTVVLFALAGFYVALPWLQWNGRQAVWFDVPARSFYLFGLTFWPQDFIYLSWLLILAAFGLFFFTNLAGRLWCGYACPQTVWTRFFMWIEWLTEGDRNRRILLDRGPWNRRKILRKTAKHTAWLAFSAMVGVTFVGYFLPVRDLVVRIVGQSVSGGEWVFLAVASLALYVDAGFMREQICKYACPYARFQGAMFDRATLTIFYDAGRGEPRGHRRRDLSPAAAGLGDCIDCRLCVHVCPTGIDIRQGTQFECIGCAACIDACDSVMHDVGLPKGLVRYTTESALAGKPLPLLRPRVVGYGAVLLVVACALAVGLARRMPLDVDVLRDRTTLYREVGAGLIENVYTLKVMNKSQQARTYRVSTQPPFAVASATDITVAAGKLGELPVRVRIEEARLDRASTSLTFAVQAGDDPLVRVQHESRFLAPAAVANRSDADDRANHGH from the coding sequence ATGGGCGTCGCCCCTGCCACTGCCGGTGACGCCGCAACGCGACCAGCCGGTGCGGCCCGTTCGGCCAAGGCGCGCGTGAGCGGCGTCTCGCTCTACGCGGCGCGCGAGCCGATCTACCAGCGCGAGGCAAACGGTCCGTGGCAGCGGCTTCGCACGGTCGTGCTGTTCGCGCTGGCCGGATTCTACGTCGCACTTCCGTGGCTGCAGTGGAACGGTCGCCAGGCGGTGTGGTTCGACGTTCCTGCCCGCAGCTTCTACCTTTTCGGCCTTACGTTCTGGCCCCAGGACTTCATTTACCTGTCGTGGCTGCTGATCCTGGCTGCGTTCGGCCTGTTCTTCTTCACGAACCTCGCCGGCCGCCTGTGGTGCGGCTACGCATGTCCACAGACGGTGTGGACCAGGTTCTTCATGTGGATCGAGTGGCTGACAGAAGGCGACCGGAACAGGCGCATCCTGCTCGACCGTGGCCCCTGGAACCGCCGCAAGATCCTTCGCAAGACCGCCAAGCACACCGCCTGGCTCGCGTTCTCTGCCATGGTGGGCGTGACGTTCGTCGGATATTTCCTCCCTGTCCGCGATCTCGTCGTCCGGATTGTCGGGCAATCCGTGAGCGGCGGCGAGTGGGTGTTCCTGGCGGTCGCCTCCCTTGCCCTCTATGTCGATGCCGGCTTCATGCGCGAGCAGATCTGCAAGTACGCATGCCCGTATGCGCGCTTCCAGGGCGCGATGTTCGACCGCGCGACGCTGACGATCTTCTACGACGCAGGCCGCGGCGAACCACGCGGTCACCGGCGCCGCGATCTTTCGCCGGCCGCGGCCGGTCTCGGCGACTGCATCGACTGCCGCCTGTGCGTGCACGTGTGCCCGACCGGAATCGACATCCGCCAGGGAACCCAGTTCGAGTGCATCGGTTGCGCGGCGTGCATCGATGCCTGCGACAGCGTCATGCACGACGTGGGGCTGCCGAAGGGACTGGTGCGTTATACGACCGAAAGCGCGCTGGCGGGCAAGCCGCTGCCTCTGCTGAGGCCGCGCGTGGTCGGATACGGCGCGGTGTTGCTGGTCGTCGCCTGCGCGCTTGCCGTCGGGCTGGCGCGGCGCATGCCGCTGGACGTCGACGTGCTGCGCGACCGCACGACGCTCTACCGCGAAGTCGGCGCCGGCCTGATCGAGAACGTCTACACGCTGAAGGTCATGAACAAGTCCCAGCAGGCGCGCACCTACCGCGTATCGACGCAGCCTCCGTTCGCCGTCGCCTCGGCGACGGACATCACCGTCGCCGCAGGAAAGCTGGGCGAGCTTCCCGTCCGTGTCCGCATCGAGGAGGCCAGGCTGGATCGCGCGTCGACGTCGCTCACGTTCGCCGTCCAGGCCGGCGACGATCCGTTGGTGCGCGTGCAGCATGAAAGCCGCTTCCTCGCGCCGGCGGCCGTTGCCAACCGCTCCGACGCGGACGATCGCGCCAACCACGGCCACTGA
- a CDS encoding FixH family protein — MSVRETSDQGQNDRDPRPWYRQFWPWFLVALPAASVILSISTLIVAIRHADVVLHEDAMGAVADVPTRPAVVSATTNAEAAGQAAHAAPPTPHPRVQPVEDTHPPSSR; from the coding sequence ATGTCGGTACGCGAAACGTCTGACCAAGGGCAAAACGACCGGGACCCGCGGCCCTGGTACCGGCAGTTCTGGCCCTGGTTCCTCGTCGCGCTTCCTGCGGCGAGCGTGATTCTCAGCATCTCGACGCTGATCGTCGCGATCCGTCACGCCGACGTCGTGCTGCACGAGGATGCGATGGGCGCTGTGGCCGATGTGCCGACGCGGCCAGCCGTCGTCTCCGCAACCACCAATGCGGAAGCTGCAGGCCAGGCGGCGCACGCGGCGCCGCCCACGCCGCATCCGCGGGTACAGCCCGTGGAAGACACGCACCCGCCGAGCTCACGGTGA
- a CDS encoding protoglobin domain-containing protein, whose translation MRPLLKLVGLDAAECERRMQLLGFGEADRQRLVHLSPFLESIADDMVEVFYHRILSIPDTARFLEDPVLVASLKKAQRRHYIELVSGTYDADYFESRLRVGMTHARIRLDPNLYLTGYLVQISFTTQRLFEHFGEDVAAAGAAVDSLAKILMLDIALATEAYIYGGFVERSTADLRAYETVLAQEALSFRLREEAKREELLRMVVHDVRSPVAAIIATARAALRRFRDVREPPGKQFALLEATGQNVLQIIDNMVSHARAPGGELPLAAEPFDVAEVVSACVAQLMPFAQQTGHVIRPPRLECTPSTRLDKSLVRRIVSNLLMNACRHTPAGCSIDVECGVMEDWCSIIVADNGPGLPTTMREALVGEAALLPRPDAGAYVDSGLGLPFCRMACERMGGRLELGPKAKFGTRFVVRLPLGLAI comes from the coding sequence ATGAGACCGCTCCTGAAGCTCGTCGGGCTGGACGCTGCCGAGTGCGAGCGCCGCATGCAATTGCTGGGATTCGGAGAGGCCGACCGGCAGCGCCTGGTCCACCTCTCTCCTTTCCTCGAGTCCATCGCCGACGACATGGTCGAGGTGTTCTACCACCGCATCCTGTCGATTCCGGATACCGCCCGTTTCCTCGAGGACCCGGTGCTGGTCGCCAGCCTGAAGAAGGCCCAGCGCCGCCACTACATCGAGCTCGTCTCCGGAACCTACGATGCGGACTACTTCGAGAGCCGCCTGCGCGTCGGCATGACGCACGCGCGCATTCGCCTCGATCCCAACCTCTACCTCACCGGCTACCTCGTCCAGATCAGTTTCACGACCCAGCGTCTTTTCGAGCACTTCGGTGAAGATGTCGCCGCTGCCGGCGCGGCGGTCGATTCGCTCGCGAAGATCCTGATGCTCGACATCGCGCTGGCCACGGAGGCCTACATCTACGGCGGCTTCGTCGAGCGCTCGACCGCCGACCTTCGGGCTTACGAGACCGTGCTCGCCCAGGAGGCCCTGTCGTTCCGCCTTCGCGAAGAGGCAAAACGCGAGGAGTTGCTGCGCATGGTCGTGCATGACGTCCGCAGCCCCGTTGCCGCGATCATCGCCACCGCGCGCGCCGCATTGCGACGCTTCCGTGACGTGCGCGAGCCCCCCGGCAAGCAGTTCGCGCTCCTGGAGGCCACGGGGCAGAACGTGCTGCAGATCATCGACAACATGGTTTCCCACGCGAGGGCGCCCGGCGGAGAGCTGCCTCTTGCGGCCGAGCCGTTCGACGTGGCCGAGGTCGTCAGTGCCTGCGTCGCCCAGCTCATGCCGTTCGCGCAGCAGACCGGCCACGTGATCCGTCCTCCGCGGCTCGAATGCACTCCGAGCACGCGCCTGGACAAGAGCCTGGTGCGCAGGATCGTTTCCAACCTGCTGATGAATGCGTGCCGCCATACGCCCGCGGGATGCAGCATCGACGTCGAATGCGGCGTCATGGAAGACTGGTGCAGCATCATCGTCGCCGATAACGGTCCAGGACTGCCGACGACGATGCGCGAAGCGCTGGTCGGCGAGGCCGCCCTTCTTCCTCGCCCCGATGCGGGAGCCTACGTCGACAGCGGGCTTGGGCTGCCGTTCTGCCGCATGGCCTGCGAGCGGATGGGCGGACGCCTGGAGCTCGGGCCGAAAGCAAAGTTCGGCACGCGCTTCGTCGTGCGCCTCCCTCTCGGGCTGGCGATTTAG
- a CDS encoding sigma-54 dependent transcriptional regulator, with product MTNTRGSILVVDDEAASRESLVDVLTDEGYDVNSAADGKLAADLLHEAEFDVVITDLRMPNMDGVELLREVRRLCPQTLVLLMTAHASVETAVEALRQGAHDYMIKPLVYDEVLAKVMRLLERRDLAWQIQYLRREVDSRWDFDNLIGESAAMKRIVGLIQKVAPTNSTVLITGESGVGKEVVARAVHRESPRRDAIFLPINCGAIPETLLESQLFGHVKGAFTGALTSQEGLFQRARGGTIFLDEIGELPLALQVKLLRAIEEKEIMPVGGAQPVRVDVRIIAATNRDLAACCQDGLFREDLYYRLNVFGIEIPPLRDRREDIPALVEFLVRRHNTEMNRRFRGVDNAAMKALLRMPWKGNIRELDNAIEHAMIVGDGQWITAADLPGRAAAELAAPEGAAVGDDLKSATRFYERGHIASVLARSEGDKKRAAEMLGISLSSLYRKLEELEL from the coding sequence ATGACGAACACGAGAGGATCCATCCTGGTCGTCGACGACGAAGCGGCCAGCCGCGAGAGTCTCGTCGACGTGCTGACCGACGAGGGATACGACGTCAATTCCGCCGCCGACGGCAAGCTGGCCGCCGACCTCCTTCACGAGGCCGAATTCGACGTCGTGATCACCGACCTGCGCATGCCGAACATGGACGGCGTCGAGCTGCTGCGCGAGGTGCGTCGTCTTTGCCCCCAGACGCTCGTGCTGCTGATGACGGCGCACGCCAGCGTCGAGACGGCAGTGGAAGCGCTGCGCCAGGGCGCCCACGATTACATGATCAAGCCTCTCGTCTACGACGAGGTGCTCGCCAAGGTCATGCGTCTTCTGGAACGGCGCGACCTTGCCTGGCAGATCCAGTACCTGCGCCGCGAGGTCGACTCGCGCTGGGACTTCGACAATCTGATCGGCGAAAGCGCGGCGATGAAACGCATCGTCGGGCTGATCCAGAAAGTCGCCCCGACCAACTCGACGGTGCTGATCACCGGCGAGAGCGGCGTCGGCAAGGAAGTCGTCGCGCGTGCGGTCCACCGCGAGAGCCCGCGCCGCGATGCGATCTTCCTTCCGATCAACTGCGGCGCGATCCCCGAGACCCTGCTCGAGAGCCAGCTCTTCGGTCACGTCAAGGGCGCATTCACCGGTGCGCTGACGAGCCAGGAGGGACTCTTCCAGCGCGCGCGCGGCGGCACGATCTTCCTCGACGAGATCGGCGAGCTGCCGCTGGCGCTGCAGGTCAAGCTGCTTCGCGCAATCGAAGAGAAGGAAATCATGCCGGTGGGCGGCGCCCAGCCGGTGCGCGTCGACGTGCGCATCATCGCGGCCACCAACCGCGACCTGGCCGCCTGCTGCCAGGACGGATTGTTCCGCGAGGATCTGTACTACCGCCTCAATGTCTTCGGAATCGAGATTCCACCGCTGCGCGACCGCCGCGAGGACATTCCCGCGCTGGTCGAATTCCTCGTCCGGCGCCACAATACCGAGATGAACCGGCGTTTTCGCGGCGTCGACAACGCTGCGATGAAAGCGCTGCTGCGCATGCCGTGGAAGGGAAACATCCGCGAGCTCGACAACGCGATCGAGCACGCGATGATCGTGGGCGACGGCCAGTGGATCACCGCGGCCGACCTGCCGGGCCGCGCCGCTGCCGAGCTGGCAGCTCCCGAAGGCGCCGCCGTCGGCGACGACCTGAAGAGCGCGACGCGCTTCTACGAGCGCGGGCACATCGCCAGCGTGCTCGCCCGCAGCGAAGGCGACAAGAAACGCGCGGCCGAGATGCTCGGCATCAGCCTGTCGTCGCTCTACCGCAAACTCGAGGAGCTCGAGCTCTGA
- a CDS encoding ferritin-like domain-containing protein: protein MNDFLGAYSIQHWLESCPQGYLEDTQFGHRGGENEPSFLIDNEVLREDAIRTTVQLVVGERCALSASSGLINAAPDEASRRFLATQTLDEARHVEVFTQRLYDLGVRKADLETTVERYANPNLVKFAEILLEKVDRKDFFCGVVGQNIVLEGMAFSVFEMMHAMNGAQNPKFAHTLSGTIADERRHVGFGENRIGSLLREHPEKKSEIERMQRDMSWFMLATFAEAFRENRTDAELDRIGFERSHATFHGADLAELSLEEMEGLLANTVLGEFKTRLSRIGLEYQSPPRP, encoded by the coding sequence ATGAACGATTTTCTCGGCGCTTACTCGATCCAGCACTGGCTGGAATCCTGTCCCCAGGGTTACCTAGAGGACACGCAGTTCGGCCATCGCGGCGGCGAGAACGAGCCCTCCTTCCTGATCGACAACGAGGTGCTGCGCGAGGACGCGATCCGGACCACGGTGCAGCTCGTCGTCGGCGAGCGCTGCGCGCTGTCGGCCTCCTCGGGGCTGATCAATGCCGCTCCCGACGAGGCCAGCCGCCGTTTCCTTGCGACCCAGACCCTCGACGAAGCACGCCACGTCGAGGTGTTCACGCAACGTCTCTACGATCTCGGCGTTCGCAAAGCCGACCTCGAGACGACCGTCGAGCGCTACGCGAATCCGAACCTCGTCAAGTTCGCCGAGATCCTTCTCGAGAAAGTCGACCGCAAGGATTTCTTCTGCGGCGTCGTCGGGCAGAACATCGTGCTCGAGGGAATGGCATTCAGCGTCTTCGAGATGATGCACGCGATGAACGGCGCGCAGAACCCGAAGTTCGCCCACACGCTGTCAGGAACCATCGCCGACGAACGGCGCCACGTCGGCTTCGGCGAGAACCGCATCGGTTCCCTGCTGCGCGAGCACCCGGAGAAGAAATCCGAGATCGAGCGCATGCAGAGGGACATGTCCTGGTTCATGCTCGCGACGTTTGCCGAGGCTTTCCGCGAAAACCGCACCGATGCCGAGCTCGACCGCATCGGCTTCGAAAGAAGCCATGCGACGTTCCACGGGGCCGACCTTGCCGAGCTGAGCCTCGAGGAAATGGAAGGGCTGCTCGCCAACACGGTGCTCGGCGAGTTCAAGACGCGCCTGTCGCGCATCGGGCTGGAATACCAGTCCCCGCCGCGCCCGTAA
- the ccoP gene encoding cytochrome-c oxidase, cbb3-type subunit III, producing the protein MSGGWSLWIATIVVINVVGSAWLLLWAGTRREGDDEGPKTVGHAFDGIEEYDMPLPRWWLWLFVGTIGFAGVYLVLYPGFGAFPGVLGWTEVGQHEAEVREADAKVQPLYAAYAARPIEDLARDSRAVATGRHLFANTCAACHGADAHGGVGFPNLADDDWIWGGDPETIQTTILGGRMAFMPAFAPALGGEQGIREVIQYVLSLSGQPADAQLAEAGKARFGTICIACHGPDGKGNKAMGAPNLTDSVWLFGGTAADIEYGLRNGRSSKMPAHADILGNDKAHLVAAYVYSLSHVGAAE; encoded by the coding sequence ATGAGCGGCGGCTGGAGCCTGTGGATCGCCACGATCGTCGTGATCAACGTCGTCGGTTCGGCGTGGTTGCTGCTGTGGGCCGGGACCCGGCGCGAGGGCGATGACGAAGGCCCGAAGACCGTCGGTCACGCTTTCGACGGCATCGAGGAATACGACATGCCGCTGCCGCGCTGGTGGCTGTGGCTGTTCGTCGGAACCATCGGATTCGCCGGCGTCTACCTCGTCCTCTATCCGGGTTTCGGCGCATTTCCCGGTGTTCTCGGATGGACCGAAGTCGGCCAGCACGAGGCGGAGGTGCGCGAGGCCGACGCGAAGGTCCAGCCTCTTTATGCGGCGTATGCGGCAAGGCCGATCGAGGATCTCGCGCGCGACTCCCGCGCCGTCGCGACGGGTCGTCACCTGTTCGCGAACACGTGCGCAGCCTGCCACGGCGCCGACGCTCACGGCGGCGTCGGCTTTCCGAACCTCGCGGACGACGACTGGATCTGGGGCGGCGACCCCGAGACGATCCAGACGACGATCCTCGGCGGCCGCATGGCATTCATGCCGGCGTTCGCCCCCGCGCTCGGCGGCGAACAGGGAATCAGGGAAGTCATCCAGTACGTGCTCAGCCTGTCGGGCCAGCCGGCGGATGCTCAGCTCGCCGAGGCCGGAAAGGCGCGGTTCGGCACGATCTGCATCGCGTGTCACGGGCCCGACGGCAAGGGCAACAAGGCGATGGGCGCGCCGAACCTGACCGACAGCGTCTGGCTGTTCGGAGGCACGGCGGCCGACATCGAGTACGGGCTGCGCAACGGTCGCTCGTCGAAGATGCCGGCGCACGCCGACATTCTCGGCAACGACAAGGCGCACCTGGTCGCGGCCTACGTCTACAGTCTTTCGCACGTCGGAGCGGCGGAGTGA
- a CDS encoding cytochrome c, with translation MAADAPDAAKLWTKNCQTCHGPDGKGKTKAGEKAKVKDLTAADVKSGLTKAKAADTIKNGVKEKDSDKMAMKAYSDKLSDAEVQALADYVMALK, from the coding sequence ATGGCCGCCGACGCCCCCGATGCGGCAAAGCTGTGGACGAAGAACTGCCAGACCTGTCACGGCCCCGACGGCAAGGGCAAGACGAAGGCCGGCGAGAAGGCGAAGGTCAAGGACCTGACTGCCGCTGACGTGAAGTCCGGCCTGACCAAGGCCAAGGCCGCCGACACCATCAAGAACGGCGTCAAGGAAAAGGACAGCGACAAGATGGCGATGAAGGCCTACAGCGACAAGCTGTCGGATGCAGAGGTCCAGGCGCTGGCCGACTACGTGATGGCGCTCAAGTAA
- the ccoN gene encoding cytochrome-c oxidase, cbb3-type subunit I — protein MSTEAAAASEYEVGVVRNFALMSLVWGIVGMLVGLVLALQLAWPDLLPAVPWLSYGRLRPLHTNAVIFAFGGCALFASAYHVAQRTCQTRLFLPGLAKFTFWGWQLVIVLAAITLPLGYTTAKEYAELEWPIDILIAVVWISFAVVWFGTIAKRKVEHIYVANWFFGAFIVTVALLHIVNSAEIPVSMWKSYSIYAGSVDAMVEWWYGHNAVGFFLTAGFLGMMYYFVPKQAGRPIYSYRLSVVHFWALIGLYMWAGPHHLHYSALPDWAQSLGVVFSIMLWAPSWGGMINGIMTLSGAWEKLRTDPILRFMVVALSFYGMATFEGPMMSIKTVNALTHDTDWTIAHVHSGALGWVAMITIGCLYSMIPRLWGKERMFSKSLINVHFWLSTVGVVLYIASMWIAGLMQGLMWRATNDDGTLTYTFVEGVSATHPYYMVRALGGFVFLSGMLVMAYNVWRTLTVQVTDEVPVAAAAAASA, from the coding sequence ATGAGCACGGAGGCCGCTGCGGCAAGCGAGTACGAGGTCGGGGTCGTGCGCAACTTTGCGCTGATGTCCCTGGTCTGGGGCATCGTCGGCATGCTGGTCGGCCTCGTGCTGGCGCTGCAGCTGGCATGGCCCGACCTGCTGCCCGCCGTGCCGTGGCTGAGCTACGGGCGCCTGAGGCCCCTGCACACCAACGCGGTGATCTTCGCGTTCGGCGGCTGCGCGTTGTTCGCATCGGCCTACCACGTCGCGCAGCGCACCTGCCAGACGCGGCTGTTCCTGCCGGGACTGGCGAAGTTCACGTTCTGGGGATGGCAGCTCGTGATCGTGCTCGCGGCCATCACGCTGCCGCTCGGCTACACGACGGCCAAGGAGTACGCCGAGCTCGAGTGGCCCATCGACATCCTGATCGCCGTCGTATGGATCAGCTTCGCAGTCGTCTGGTTCGGGACCATCGCCAAACGCAAGGTCGAGCACATTTACGTCGCCAACTGGTTCTTCGGCGCGTTCATCGTGACGGTCGCGCTGCTGCACATCGTCAACAGTGCGGAAATCCCGGTCTCGATGTGGAAGTCGTACTCGATCTACGCGGGCAGCGTCGACGCGATGGTGGAATGGTGGTACGGCCACAATGCGGTCGGCTTCTTCCTGACGGCCGGCTTTCTCGGGATGATGTACTACTTCGTCCCGAAGCAGGCCGGGCGGCCGATCTACTCGTACCGCCTTTCGGTCGTGCACTTCTGGGCGCTGATCGGCCTCTACATGTGGGCCGGTCCCCATCACCTGCACTACAGTGCGCTGCCCGACTGGGCCCAGAGCCTCGGCGTCGTCTTCTCGATCATGCTCTGGGCGCCGTCGTGGGGCGGCATGATCAACGGCATCATGACGCTCTCGGGCGCGTGGGAGAAGCTTCGCACCGATCCGATCCTGCGGTTCATGGTCGTCGCGCTGTCGTTCTACGGAATGGCGACGTTCGAAGGGCCGATGATGTCGATCAAGACCGTCAACGCGCTGACCCACGACACCGACTGGACCATTGCGCACGTGCACTCCGGCGCGCTCGGCTGGGTCGCGATGATCACGATCGGCTGCCTGTACTCGATGATTCCGCGCCTGTGGGGAAAAGAGCGGATGTTCAGCAAGTCGCTGATCAACGTGCATTTCTGGCTGTCCACGGTCGGAGTCGTTCTCTACATCGCGTCGATGTGGATCGCCGGACTGATGCAGGGCCTGATGTGGAGGGCGACCAATGACGACGGCACGCTGACCTACACGTTCGTCGAAGGCGTTTCGGCCACGCATCCGTACTACATGGTGCGCGCGCTCGGCGGCTTCGTCTTCCTCAGCGGCATGCTCGTGATGGCCTACAACGTCTGGCGAACGCTGACGGTGCAGGTTACCGACGAAGTCCCCGTTGCCGCGGCGGCCGCGGCGAGCGCGTAA
- a CDS encoding cbb3-type cytochrome c oxidase subunit 3 has protein sequence MSAGMFEAVGTLLLFLSFVGLLVWAWMPRQREAFQQAALLPFCDEAALPQFCDEAALPPFQKHAALPPIPRQGPVR, from the coding sequence ATGAGCGCGGGCATGTTCGAAGCGGTCGGCACGCTGCTGCTGTTCCTGTCGTTCGTCGGACTGCTGGTCTGGGCGTGGATGCCGCGACAGCGCGAGGCCTTCCAGCAGGCAGCGCTGCTGCCGTTTTGTGACGAGGCGGCCCTGCCGCAGTTTTGCGACGAGGCGGCTCTGCCGCCGTTTCAAAAGCATGCGGCTCTGCCGCCGATTCCGAGGCAGGGTCCGGTACGATGA
- a CDS encoding NapC/NirT family cytochrome c — MSTRTKIALFFVVIVFPALLSAVTFQLAFTRAESVEFCSSCHTMTPWVNDVTGKAGDSLAAEHFQHRWIQQDQCYTCHSNYGFLGTIQAKIGGVRHVAAYYFGHPAKIELYGQYPNSICLKCHEGAKFFIEDPNHTPLEDLLSGKDRCVECHESIHGVEQADDGEAAEAKAAGDEAKPASGEAKEDEGAGSGHDSDAHDSDPKEKAEP, encoded by the coding sequence ATGAGCACCAGAACCAAGATCGCTCTGTTCTTCGTGGTCATCGTGTTTCCGGCGCTCCTGTCGGCCGTGACGTTCCAACTCGCCTTCACCCGCGCCGAATCGGTCGAGTTCTGCTCGTCGTGCCACACGATGACCCCCTGGGTGAACGATGTGACCGGCAAGGCCGGCGACTCCCTGGCGGCCGAGCATTTCCAGCATCGCTGGATCCAGCAGGACCAGTGCTACACCTGCCACAGCAATTACGGCTTCCTCGGGACGATCCAGGCCAAGATCGGCGGCGTGCGGCACGTGGCAGCCTACTATTTCGGCCATCCGGCCAAGATCGAGTTGTACGGCCAGTACCCGAACTCGATCTGTCTCAAATGCCACGAAGGGGCGAAATTCTTCATCGAGGACCCCAATCACACCCCGCTCGAGGACCTGCTGTCCGGCAAGGATCGCTGCGTCGAGTGCCACGAATCGATCCACGGGGTGGAGCAGGCGGACGACGGTGAGGCGGCGGAAGCCAAGGCTGCCGGCGACGAAGCAAAGCCGGCCTCCGGCGAAGCGAAGGAAGACGAAGGGGCCGGATCCGGTCACGACAGCGATGCCCATGACAGCGATCCGAAGGAGAAGGCCGAGCCGTGA